The following are encoded together in the Kribbella voronezhensis genome:
- a CDS encoding helix-turn-helix domain-containing protein, with amino-acid sequence MTFGDRLREYREHRGWSLADLSNATHYSRSYLSNLENGRKTPTEDLARSCDEALRAKGELISAARGDTVSKLDLTPWQTAELIQRMQASDTTAATLESLQATIEELCCQYNHRDALELRQEAHGWLQHVAGLLRRPVGLKAHADLLVAGGWLALLAGCVEYDLGMRTAAESTKSAAMQLGLEAGHPEIAGWAHEMTAWFALTQGRFRQAVDAAQRGQAVAQTSSAHVQLIAQEAKAKARLGESDLQTLLESGKEMLTRLPYPDRPDNHFKVDPAKWDYYAMDVHRIAGDDELAARYARTVIKDNITPKGYELSPMRIAECRITLGFVAGREGDLEQAVELGVSGLKNGRQSKMHLHMIAGELDQELRHRFPSEGLVTNFEEALRAL; translated from the coding sequence GTGACCTTCGGAGATCGCCTGAGGGAGTACCGAGAGCACCGGGGTTGGTCCTTGGCCGACCTCAGTAATGCAACGCACTACAGCCGCTCCTACTTGTCGAATCTGGAGAACGGCAGGAAGACCCCGACCGAGGATCTGGCTCGGTCCTGTGACGAGGCGCTACGGGCCAAAGGTGAGCTGATCTCGGCAGCCCGAGGAGACACAGTCTCGAAGCTCGACCTGACGCCGTGGCAGACGGCCGAGCTGATCCAACGCATGCAGGCCAGCGACACCACAGCGGCAACCTTGGAGAGCCTCCAGGCGACTATCGAAGAACTCTGCTGCCAGTACAACCACCGCGACGCCCTAGAGCTGCGCCAGGAGGCCCACGGCTGGCTTCAGCACGTCGCAGGTCTCCTACGTCGACCAGTCGGCCTCAAAGCCCATGCAGACCTGCTAGTAGCGGGTGGATGGCTTGCCTTGCTTGCTGGGTGTGTTGAGTACGACCTCGGCATGCGGACAGCGGCGGAGTCCACCAAGTCCGCAGCCATGCAGCTAGGCCTGGAGGCCGGCCACCCCGAAATAGCCGGTTGGGCCCATGAAATGACCGCCTGGTTCGCTCTGACACAAGGTCGGTTTCGCCAGGCGGTCGACGCTGCCCAACGTGGCCAAGCTGTAGCCCAGACCAGCAGTGCGCACGTGCAGCTCATCGCCCAGGAGGCGAAGGCCAAAGCGCGCCTCGGCGAATCGGACCTGCAAACCCTGCTGGAGAGCGGCAAGGAGATGCTTACTCGCCTTCCGTATCCGGACCGGCCAGACAACCACTTCAAGGTGGACCCCGCCAAGTGGGACTACTACGCAATGGATGTCCACAGAATCGCCGGAGACGACGAGCTAGCCGCCCGGTACGCCCGCACTGTGATCAAGGACAACATCACTCCAAAGGGCTACGAGCTGAGCCCAATGCGGATCGCTGAATGCCGCATCACTCTCGGCTTCGTCGCTGGCCGAGAGGGCGACCTTGAGCAAGCCGTCGAGCTTGGCGTGAGCGGCCTCAAGAACGGCCGCCAGAGCAAGATGCACCTGCACATGATCGCCGGAGAGCTCGACCAGGAGCTACGCCACCGCTTCCCCAGTGAGGGACTTGTAACCAACTTCGAAGAGGCCCTGAGAGCCCTATGA
- a CDS encoding inositol monophosphatase family protein, which produces MTDLHALLATANEAVSKAADIIRSRQPGMLTAKGDRDMASEVDYAVEKALRRFLAAATPQIGFLGEEEGRTAGNSDELLWVLDPVDGTVNFIHGLPIVAVSLGLVAGDHSILGVIDMPLMDRRYAAADGLGATLDGQSIRGSKCARLSDALVAIGDYAVGEAATQKNVQRLALTALLAANVQRIRMLGTAATDLAWVAEGILDASVMFTNKPWDTSAGVLIAREAGVQVLDIDGSQHTFNANGTVSVAKPLAAELLDLIHEASEYKQ; this is translated from the coding sequence GTGACGGACCTCCACGCGCTCCTAGCCACTGCGAACGAAGCGGTCAGCAAGGCAGCCGACATCATCAGATCTCGTCAACCCGGCATGCTGACCGCCAAAGGTGACCGAGACATGGCATCAGAGGTCGACTACGCCGTCGAAAAAGCCCTCCGCAGGTTCCTCGCTGCTGCAACACCGCAAATCGGATTCCTAGGTGAAGAAGAGGGCCGCACGGCAGGCAATTCGGACGAGTTGCTTTGGGTACTCGATCCGGTGGACGGCACTGTGAATTTCATCCACGGACTGCCGATCGTGGCCGTGTCTCTAGGCCTTGTCGCCGGTGATCATTCAATTCTTGGCGTCATCGATATGCCGCTCATGGACAGACGGTACGCGGCTGCGGACGGCCTGGGCGCCACACTCGACGGCCAGTCAATCCGCGGCAGCAAGTGTGCTCGCCTCAGCGACGCCCTGGTCGCCATCGGCGACTATGCGGTGGGTGAGGCAGCGACGCAGAAGAACGTGCAGCGGCTCGCTCTCACAGCCCTCCTCGCTGCCAACGTTCAGCGGATACGCATGCTCGGCACAGCGGCAACTGACCTCGCATGGGTTGCTGAAGGCATCCTTGACGCATCGGTGATGTTCACCAACAAGCCTTGGGACACCAGCGCAGGCGTACTCATCGCCCGCGAGGCAGGCGTCCAGGTGCTCGACATCGACGGTTCCCAGCACACCTTCAACGCCAACGGAACTGTGTCTGTCGCGAAGCCACTTGCGGCAGAGTTGTTAGATCTGATTCACGAAGCGAGTGAATACAAGCAGTAG
- a CDS encoding dihydrofolate reductase family protein, whose protein sequence is MSISILDMSMSLDGYIADPDDFLGGENGELLHDWFAAGGPAGQFEAEWNAAGAILAGRRTAELMDHWGGDHNGAPIFVPSHRPPGPAARWNYPLVTYVTDGIESAMAQAKAAAGDRDVQVRGGYVAQRAIEAGVLDEVQIHHIPVLLGAGRRLFDLLPSLVTLDIIRVIDTPQATHIRYRVRR, encoded by the coding sequence GTGTCTATATCCATCCTCGACATGTCGATGTCGCTCGACGGGTACATCGCTGATCCCGACGACTTCCTCGGCGGGGAGAACGGTGAGTTGCTCCACGACTGGTTCGCTGCCGGCGGGCCTGCTGGACAGTTCGAAGCCGAGTGGAACGCCGCCGGCGCCATCCTCGCAGGGCGGCGGACCGCCGAGCTCATGGATCACTGGGGCGGTGACCACAACGGCGCCCCGATCTTCGTACCCAGTCATCGGCCGCCCGGCCCGGCCGCCCGGTGGAACTACCCGTTGGTGACCTACGTGACCGACGGAATCGAAAGCGCCATGGCACAGGCGAAGGCCGCCGCCGGGGACCGGGACGTCCAGGTGCGCGGCGGCTACGTCGCGCAGCGTGCAATCGAGGCAGGGGTGCTCGACGAGGTGCAGATCCATCACATCCCGGTACTACTCGGTGCCGGCCGCCGACTCTTCGACCTGCTGCCCTCGCTCGTCACCCTGGACATCATTCGCGTCATCGACACCCCCCAGGCCACCCACATCCGCTACCGCGTCCGCCGCTGA